One Paenibacillus riograndensis SBR5 DNA segment encodes these proteins:
- a CDS encoding undecaprenyl-diphosphate phosphatase, producing the protein MELLTIIKAIILGIVEGLTEFAPVSSTGHMIIVDDMWLKSQEFLGKYAANTFKVVIQLGSILAVVVIFRNRFIDLLGLKRFSRKELTAVPEGQPAVETTGRLKLAQVIVGLIPAGVLGFLFEDYIDEHLFSTSTVLIGLVVGAILMICADLLAPKKIKTESVDQITYRQALSVGLIQCLSLWPGFSRSGSTISGGVLLGMSHRAAADFTFIMAVPIMAGASLISLLKNWQYFTLDDLPFFIAGFISAFLFALLSMRFFLKLINRIKLMPFAIYRIILAAVVYFVWFYIS; encoded by the coding sequence ATGGAACTGTTAACGATTATTAAAGCTATCATTCTCGGAATTGTAGAAGGGTTGACCGAATTTGCTCCGGTATCCTCCACCGGCCATATGATTATTGTCGATGATATGTGGCTGAAATCGCAGGAATTTCTCGGAAAATACGCCGCGAACACGTTCAAGGTAGTGATCCAGCTGGGTTCAATTCTGGCCGTGGTGGTGATCTTCCGCAACCGGTTCATCGATCTGCTGGGCCTGAAGCGCTTCAGCCGCAAGGAGCTGACAGCGGTGCCGGAGGGCCAGCCCGCAGTGGAAACTACGGGCCGGCTGAAGCTGGCGCAGGTCATTGTAGGACTCATTCCTGCCGGAGTGCTGGGATTTCTGTTCGAGGATTATATTGATGAGCACTTATTCTCGACATCTACGGTGCTGATCGGCCTGGTTGTTGGAGCTATTCTGATGATCTGTGCGGACCTGCTTGCCCCCAAAAAGATCAAAACAGAGAGTGTTGATCAAATTACATATAGACAGGCGCTATCGGTAGGACTGATCCAGTGCTTGTCGCTCTGGCCGGGCTTCTCGCGGTCCGGATCAACGATCTCCGGCGGCGTTCTGCTGGGCATGAGCCACCGGGCCGCTGCCGATTTCACCTTTATCATGGCGGTACCGATCATGGCCGGAGCCAGCCTGATTTCACTGCTGAAGAACTGGCAGTATTTCACGCTGGATGACTTGCCGTTCTTCATTGCCGGGTTCATCAGCGCCTTTCTGTTCGCGCTGCTGTCCATGCGCTTCTTCCTGAAGCTGATCAACCGGATCAAGCTGATGCCGTTCGCCATCTACCGGATTATTCTGGCTGCGGTGGTTTACTTCGTATGGTTCTATATAAGTTGA
- a CDS encoding DUF4349 domain-containing protein → MQKRGLHYLYYLLGLLMFAVVVAGCGSGGNNDAAGNSLMKADTASTEASVDGGAAQNASADVAEQSMASKAEAPAAEGTKAGGGNSAVGSTDAAQTSKGTAGFTGSDVVAGLNKKLIYHANLTMEVKDYAAAQTEVRNMVTLANGYIIEFSESTSGYERGGTFILKVPASGFSSFLSSLEKIKNEKLQRQIQGQDVSEEYVDLESRLKAKQLMESQYIEFMKKATKSADLVAFANQLGAIQEEIETIKGRMRYIDQNVSFSTVELRLYQTDESLNITKAKEQGPLMNRASEALQGSLHALSVMFQWIIIFLAAAFPVLIIAAIVVLIVLWFRRKAKPRDRGRADRMQMANRELKQPLPLPQKPDEQPAQVEGELEDRKPE, encoded by the coding sequence ATGCAAAAAAGGGGTCTGCATTATCTGTATTATCTATTGGGGTTACTGATGTTTGCTGTGGTTGTGGCAGGGTGCGGGTCTGGAGGAAACAACGATGCTGCGGGGAATTCGCTTATGAAGGCGGATACGGCCAGTACGGAGGCAAGCGTAGACGGCGGTGCGGCGCAGAATGCATCAGCAGACGTTGCAGAGCAGTCTATGGCCTCTAAAGCTGAGGCGCCTGCCGCTGAAGGGACCAAGGCCGGGGGCGGAAATTCAGCAGTCGGCAGCACGGACGCAGCACAGACGTCAAAGGGAACGGCTGGTTTTACAGGAAGCGACGTTGTGGCAGGACTGAACAAAAAACTGATCTATCACGCCAATCTCACCATGGAAGTGAAGGATTACGCTGCGGCGCAGACAGAGGTCCGGAATATGGTGACCCTTGCAAATGGCTATATTATTGAATTTTCGGAGAGCACATCCGGTTATGAGCGGGGCGGAACATTTATTCTTAAGGTGCCGGCGTCCGGGTTTTCTTCCTTTCTGAGCAGCCTGGAAAAAATCAAAAACGAAAAGCTTCAGCGTCAGATTCAGGGTCAGGATGTTTCAGAGGAATATGTGGATTTGGAGTCGCGCCTCAAAGCCAAGCAGCTGATGGAGAGCCAATACATCGAGTTTATGAAAAAGGCAACCAAATCCGCCGACCTTGTAGCGTTTGCCAACCAGCTCGGCGCCATCCAGGAAGAGATTGAGACGATCAAGGGCAGAATGCGCTATATTGACCAGAATGTCTCTTTTTCAACGGTTGAGCTTCGCTTGTATCAGACCGATGAAAGCTTGAATATTACAAAAGCCAAAGAGCAAGGCCCGCTGATGAACCGGGCTTCGGAGGCGCTTCAGGGCAGTCTGCATGCGCTGTCCGTAATGTTTCAGTGGATCATCATATTCCTGGCGGCAGCATTCCCGGTATTGATTATAGCTGCCATAGTGGTGTTGATTGTGCTCTGGTTCCGCAGAAAAGCCAAGCCGCGGGATCGCGGAAGGGCAGATCGTATGCAGATGGCCAACAGGGAGCTGAAGCAGCCGCTGCCGCTGCCG
- a CDS encoding DUF1540 domain-containing protein gives MAKDVQCAVNSCTYWAEENKCNAESIFVAYHSSKQPSNAEETDCKTFERK, from the coding sequence ATGGCAAAAGACGTACAATGCGCAGTGAATTCCTGCACCTACTGGGCGGAGGAAAACAAATGCAATGCCGAATCTATCTTTGTTGCTTACCACAGCTCAAAACAGCCTTCAAATGCTGAGGAAACAGACTGCAAAACCTTTGAAAGAAAATAA
- a CDS encoding IS630 family transposase (programmed frameshift) produces MDHTASFQEIQTAMKQAKKRRMYERYQTLYLYLQGTEIEEIAHTIDRSAKTVKGYIGAYETGGLSGLQMNHSPGAPVRLTKEQQEKLKQTIVGSVPHDVGFTARHNWTLEIIAALIKREFGVTYSLRGISKMMQRQGLSYTKPTYTLAAADEEKQRFFTETTFPNLKKYMKDEIHHLLFEDESMIRDYQAIQKTWFLRGKQRIIPTTGKHRGVKLLATVDYGTGKIVWQEDEQYTAETFLSFLKKVIDEYPTGKIVMVLDNARIHHAELLTPFLTEMKERLELVFLPPYSPQFNAVEGLWKWLKSDVINNVFYHTVTEIRTNVQQFMEEIMKVPLTIIDRLCVRF; encoded by the exons ATGGACCATACAGCATCCTTTCAAGAGATCCAAACCGCGATGAAGCAAGCCAAAAAACGTCGGATGTACGAACGATACCAGACCCTGTATTTGTATCTACAAGGAACAGAAATTGAGGAAATTGCCCATACCATCGATCGAAGTGCAAAAACCGTAAAAGGTTACATTGGGGCGTATGAAACCGGAGGGCTTTCAGGCCTTCAAATGAATCATTCTCCAGGAGCGCCTGTTCGATTAACCAAAGAACAACAAGAAAAGCTGAAACAGACCATTGTGGGTTCGGTTCCGCATGATGTTGGCTTTACGGCGCGGCACAACTGGACACTGGAGATCATTGCAGCCTTGATCAAACGGGAATTTGGAGTCACGTATTCGCTTCGGGGTATCTCCAAAATGATGCAGCGACAGGGGCTAAGCTACACCAAGCCAACGTATACCTTGGCCGCAGCGGACGAAGAAAAACAAAGATTTTTTACAGAAACCACGTTTCCCAACTTAAAAAAA TATATGAAGGACGAAATTCACCATTTGCTATTCGAAGATGAATCCATGATTCGAGATTATCAAGCCATTCAGAAAACGTGGTTTCTCCGCGGTAAGCAACGGATCATTCCAACCACAGGTAAACATCGCGGCGTCAAACTGCTGGCAACCGTTGATTATGGAACAGGCAAAATCGTATGGCAGGAAGATGAACAGTATACCGCAGAAACCTTTTTGAGTTTTTTGAAAAAAGTCATCGATGAATACCCAACAGGTAAAATCGTGATGGTCTTGGACAATGCGCGAATCCACCATGCGGAGCTACTAACCCCGTTCCTGACGGAGATGAAAGAACGACTTGAGCTGGTGTTCCTACCTCCCTATAGCCCTCAATTCAATGCAGTCGAAGGCTTGTGGAAATGGCTTAAATCGGACGTGATTAACAACGTCTTCTACCACACGGTCACTGAAATTCGAACCAACGTACAGCAATTCATGGAGGAGATTATGAAAGTGCCTTTGACCATCATCGACCGACTCTGTGTCAGGTTCTAG
- a CDS encoding DedA family protein, with product MKTWITDIMEQFGYAGIFLMLALENIFPPIPSEVILPFGGFMTTTSGLTIPGVLIASTAGSLLGAAILYWIGRLLEVSRMERIVDRYGKWIRIKKSDIRKADAWFDKYGYWTVLFCRMVPLVRSLISIPAGMSGMKFGLFMLFTTIGTLGWNTLLILLGAALGESWEDIGGYIGTYSSIVYILLAGGILVLGLLYLRKRHTEGKARG from the coding sequence ATGAAAACATGGATTACAGATATCATGGAGCAGTTCGGATATGCCGGAATTTTTCTGATGCTGGCTTTGGAGAATATTTTCCCGCCGATACCATCGGAGGTCATCCTGCCGTTCGGCGGATTTATGACCACGACTTCCGGGCTCACCATTCCCGGTGTGCTGATCGCCTCAACGGCAGGTTCGCTGCTGGGTGCAGCCATCCTGTACTGGATTGGCCGGCTGCTGGAGGTCAGCAGAATGGAGCGGATCGTCGACCGCTATGGCAAATGGATCCGGATCAAAAAAAGCGATATCCGCAAAGCGGATGCCTGGTTTGATAAATACGGCTACTGGACCGTGCTGTTCTGCCGGATGGTGCCGCTGGTGCGCAGCCTGATCTCAATTCCGGCAGGCATGTCGGGAATGAAGTTCGGACTCTTCATGCTGTTTACGACGATCGGCACGCTGGGCTGGAATACGCTTCTGATCCTTCTGGGGGCGGCACTCGGCGAGTCGTGGGAGGATATTGGAGGTTATATCGGCACGTATTCCAGTATTGTATATATTCTGCTTGCCGGAGGAATCCTCGTGCTGGGCCTGCTGTACCTTCGCAAACGTCATACCGAAGGCAAAGCCCGCGGCTAG
- the metE gene encoding 5-methyltetrahydropteroyltriglutamate--homocysteine S-methyltransferase yields the protein MTNKITTSNLGYPRIGKNREWKKTLEAYWSGKIDEQDFLAQMAGIQLQHLQSQQKAGIDLIPVNDFTFYDHVLDTAVMFGIIPQRYAYNGGAVPLDLYFAMARGNASAPACEMTKWFNTNYHYIVPEIGSLTPQLTENKPLAAYRFAKTQAGIEGKPVIVGLYTFLKLSKGFPAAEIGEVAERFLPVYIQLLQELEQEGVAWVQIDEPAVVTGLTPEEIALLKTIYGAISAAVPGLKLILQTYFEAAEPLEALLELPVQAIGLDFVHDGGVNLEAIERLGWPAGKLLGAGIIDGRSIWRADPDAKLGLIQKLAAHVPLDRLILQPSSSLLHVPVTVQSEGKLKPAVKQALAFADEKLAELGLLAAAAGGGNSNAAAQLAESREALAAFRALPERGRQDVAEQVRRLDALPDSRSLPFAERVKLQQAKWKLPLLPTTTIGSFPQTAEVRQARLKWRKGVWNEERYDTFVRRQIAEAITLQEELGLDVLVHGEFERTDMVEFFGEKLAGYLFTQNGWVQSYGSRCVKPPVIYADVAFIQPMTVKESVYAQSLTRLPVKGMLTGPVTILNWSFVRDDLSREEVAKQIALALRHEVQALEDAGIEMIQVDEPAIREGLPLKAEDHAHYLNWAVRSFRVATNHVKDTTQVHTHMCYSEFNDMIGAISAMDADVISIETSRSHGELIAAFEEDDYDKGIGLGVYDIHSPRVPEVEEMTHNIERALRVLDAGQFWINPDCGLKTRGWEETEAALRNMVLAAANVRKNNA from the coding sequence ATGACAAACAAGATTACAACCAGCAATCTGGGGTACCCGAGAATCGGTAAAAACCGCGAGTGGAAAAAAACGCTGGAGGCCTACTGGTCCGGCAAAATAGATGAGCAGGATTTCCTTGCCCAAATGGCCGGAATTCAGCTTCAGCATCTGCAGTCGCAGCAAAAGGCCGGCATTGATCTAATTCCGGTGAATGATTTTACCTTCTACGATCATGTGCTGGACACCGCTGTAATGTTCGGCATTATTCCACAGCGGTATGCTTATAACGGCGGGGCCGTTCCGCTCGATCTGTATTTCGCCATGGCCCGCGGCAACGCATCCGCCCCGGCCTGCGAGATGACCAAATGGTTCAACACCAACTACCACTACATTGTGCCGGAAATCGGCAGCCTTACCCCGCAGCTTACAGAGAACAAACCGCTGGCCGCCTACCGCTTCGCCAAAACGCAGGCCGGCATTGAAGGCAAGCCGGTTATAGTCGGGCTTTATACCTTCCTGAAGCTGTCTAAGGGATTCCCGGCAGCGGAAATCGGAGAAGTTGCCGAGCGGTTCCTGCCGGTTTATATTCAGCTGCTGCAGGAGCTGGAGCAGGAAGGTGTTGCCTGGGTGCAGATCGATGAACCGGCGGTTGTTACCGGGCTGACTCCAGAAGAGATTGCACTGCTGAAGACCATATATGGCGCGATCTCCGCTGCGGTGCCCGGGCTGAAGCTGATCCTGCAGACATACTTTGAAGCGGCTGAACCGCTGGAAGCGTTGCTGGAGCTGCCGGTACAGGCCATTGGCCTCGACTTCGTCCACGATGGCGGCGTCAACCTGGAAGCGATTGAGCGCCTTGGCTGGCCGGCCGGTAAGCTGCTGGGTGCGGGCATTATCGACGGGCGCAGCATCTGGCGCGCCGACCCTGATGCCAAGCTCGGCCTGATCCAGAAGCTGGCGGCACATGTCCCGCTGGACCGGCTGATTCTCCAGCCGTCCTCAAGTCTGCTGCACGTGCCGGTAACCGTGCAGAGCGAAGGCAAGCTGAAGCCTGCCGTGAAGCAGGCGCTGGCCTTCGCTGACGAGAAGCTGGCAGAGCTTGGGCTGCTCGCCGCAGCTGCCGGCGGCGGGAACAGTAACGCTGCGGCCCAGCTTGCGGAGAGCCGTGAAGCGCTGGCCGCGTTCCGCGCCCTTCCTGAACGCGGGCGCCAGGATGTAGCGGAGCAGGTCCGCCGGCTGGACGCGCTTCCGGACAGCCGCAGCCTGCCTTTTGCAGAGCGCGTGAAGCTGCAGCAGGCGAAGTGGAAGCTGCCGCTGCTGCCAACGACAACGATCGGCAGCTTTCCGCAGACGGCAGAGGTGCGGCAGGCGCGTCTTAAATGGCGCAAAGGCGTATGGAATGAAGAGCGCTATGACACGTTCGTCCGCCGCCAAATCGCGGAGGCGATTACCCTTCAGGAGGAGCTGGGCCTGGATGTGCTGGTCCACGGGGAGTTCGAGCGGACAGATATGGTCGAGTTCTTCGGCGAGAAGCTGGCCGGTTATCTGTTCACCCAGAATGGCTGGGTGCAGTCCTACGGCTCCCGCTGTGTGAAGCCTCCGGTGATCTATGCGGATGTCGCTTTTATTCAGCCCATGACCGTCAAGGAGAGCGTCTATGCCCAGTCGCTGACGAGGCTTCCGGTAAAAGGGATGCTGACCGGACCGGTAACGATTCTGAACTGGTCATTTGTCCGCGATGATCTCAGCCGGGAAGAGGTCGCCAAGCAAATAGCCCTTGCCCTCCGCCATGAAGTGCAGGCGCTGGAGGATGCGGGCATTGAGATGATCCAGGTGGATGAGCCGGCGATCCGGGAAGGGCTGCCGCTGAAGGCGGAGGACCATGCGCATTACCTCAATTGGGCAGTGCGGTCCTTCCGGGTAGCTACCAATCATGTGAAGGATACTACGCAGGTCCATACCCATATGTGCTACAGCGAGTTCAACGATATGATCGGAGCCATTTCGGCCATGGACGCTGATGTCATCTCTATTGAAACCTCGCGCAGCCATGGGGAGCTAATCGCCGCTTTTGAAGAGGATGACTATGATAAAGGCATTGGTCTGGGCGTCTATGATATTCACAGCCCCCGTGTCCCGGAGGTCGAGGAGATGACTCACAATATTGAGCGCGCCCTGCGTGTGCTGGATGCCGGACAATTCTGGATTAACCCGGACTGCGGATTGAAGACACGGGGCTGGGAGGAGACGGAAGCGGCGCTGCGCAACATGGTGCTGGCGGCGGCAAATGTGCGGAAGAATAACGCTTGA